The Cyclopterus lumpus isolate fCycLum1 chromosome 6, fCycLum1.pri, whole genome shotgun sequence genome contains a region encoding:
- the LOC117731767 gene encoding probable serine/threonine-protein kinase MARK-A, producing the protein MGKILGKLFKAEEKDVIPGEVNREETEDGESRQRGESRQLDPISCEDISVVPGRLKRKQTEDGESLQREKSKRLVPIPCDNELKSNSKDISVVPRRLKRKQMEAGESLQREKSKRLDPIPCDNELKSNSKDISVVPRRLKRKRREDGESLQRENSKKLVPIPCDNELLSSSKDISVVPRRLKRKRREDGESLQREESKRLVPIPCDNELPSSSKDISVVPRRLKRKQTEDGESLQREKSKRLDPINCDNELTSNSKDISVVPRRLKRKQTEAGESLQREKSKRLDPIPCDDELPSSSEDTESRNAPEAALSERSAKRKSVADDGPVQKEIKFLDPSAMFKAKYQLQQKLGQGGFGCVYAGYRREDNLPVAIKHVNIDEGLFLHQDSDGNLMPMEIAVLYKLGVESERHSAHIDLLDWYVVDKDLILVLERPMPAVDLSHYVDDKGGFLKEKEAKIIITQLVNAAIDLQEKHIFHRDIKPENLLIETCMNALRVRVIDFGLSCFGGENDAYDTFYGTHFPPEWFSRQEYKAGPSTVYQIGVVLFFMRHKVASPPAMTLLDLKETRWLSENGKDFFEACICADPDIRFTLEQLRNHPWLR; encoded by the exons ATGGGCAAAATATTAGGAAAGCTCTTCAAAGCTGAGGAGAAGGACGTCATCCCTGGAGAAGTAAATAGAGAAGAGActgaagatggggaaagccgaCAGAGGGGGGAAAGCAGGCAACTGGACCCCATCTCCTGTGAGGATATTAGTGTCGTCCCTGGACGactaaaaaggaaacaaacggaagatggggaaagcctacagagggagaaaagcaagAGACTGGTCCCCATCCCCTGTGATAATGAGTTGAAATCCAACTCAAAGGATATTAGTGTCGTCCCTAGACgactaaagagaaaacaaatggaagctggggaaagcctacagagggagaaaagcaagagactggaccccatcccCTGTGACAATGAGTTGAAATCCAACTCAAAGGATATTAGTGTCGTCCCTAGACGACTAAAGAGAAAACGAAgggaagatggggaaagcctacaGAGGGAGAACAGCAAGAAACTGGTCCCCATCCCCTGTGACAATGAGTTACTGTCCAGCTCAAAGGACATTAGTGTCGTCCCTAGACGACTAAAGAGAAAACGAAgggaagatggggaaagcctacaGAGGGAGGAAAGCAAGAGACTGGTCCCCATCCCCTGTGACAATGAGTTACCTTCCAGCTCAAAGGATATTAGTGTCGTCCCCAGACgactaaagagaaaacaaacggaagatggggaaagcctacagagggagaaaagcaagAGACTGGACCCCATCAACTGTGATAATGAGTTAACATCCAACTCAAAGGATATTAGTGTTGTGCCTAGACgactaaagagaaaacaaacggAAGCTGGGGAAAgcctacagagggagaaaagcaagagactggaccccatcccCTGTGACGATGAGTTGCCATCcagctcagaggacactg AAAGCAGAAACGCACCCGAGGCGGCTCTGAGCGAGAGAAGCGCTAAGAGGAAGTCGGTCGCCGATGACGGACCGGTTCAGAAGGAGATCAAGTTTCTAGACCCGTCAGCCATGTTTAAGGCCAAGTACCAACTGCAGCAGAAACTTGGCCAAGGAGGATTTGGATGCGTGTATGCTGGCTATCGCAGAGAGGATAATCTGCCT GTCGCCATCAAGCATGTTAACATAGACGAAGGGCTCTTCCTTCACCAAGATAGTGATGGGAACCTGATGCCCATGGAGATCGCGGTCCTATACAAACTAGGAGTCGAATCAGAGCGGCATTCAGCACACATTGACCTACTGGACTGGTACGTTGTGGACAAGGAtctgatcctggtgctggagagaccgATGCCGGCCGTAGACCTCAGCCACTACGTTGACGACAAAGGAGGCTTcttgaaggaaaaggaagctaag attaTAATTACGCAGTTGGTGAATGCAGCCATTGACCTCCAggagaagcacattttccaccggGACATCAAGCCGGAAAATCTCCTTATTGAGACCTGCATGAACGCTCTGCGAGTTCGCGTCATCGACTTCGGTCTGAGCTGCTTCGGCGGAGAAAACGACGCCTATGACACCTTTTATG gtactCACTTCCCCCCAGAGTGGTTCAGTCGGCAGGAGTACAAAGCGGGACCCTCGACAGTATACCAGATCGGAGTGGTCCTGTTCTTCATGCGACACAAGGTGGCATCTCCACCGGCGATGACCCTTCTGGACCTGAAGGAGACTAGATGGCTTTCCgaaa ATGGCAAAGATTTCTTTGAGGCGTGTATATGTGCGGACCCGGATATTCGTTTCACCCTGGAGCaactgaggaatcacccgtggctgagatag